A region from the Vicia villosa cultivar HV-30 ecotype Madison, WI linkage group LG3, Vvil1.0, whole genome shotgun sequence genome encodes:
- the LOC131658845 gene encoding uncharacterized mitochondrial protein AtMg00810-like, translating into MVEHFVQQIKSKFEMSLVGEITYFLDLQFKKIEDIIFISQSKYAKNILKKFGLDNASHKRTPTATQVKVTKNENGVDVDQSLYRSMIGSLLYLTESRLDITFFVGVCARYQAKPKTSHLAQVKRILRYVNGTCDYGILYSHDTNSILVWYYDVDWAGSANDIKSTYGGCFFLGSNLISWFSKKQNCVSLSMLKLNILLQGAIAINYYG; encoded by the coding sequence ATGGTGGAGCATTTTGTCCAACAAATAAAGTCtaaatttgagatgagtctgGTAGGAGAAATCACTTATTTCCTTGATCTTCAATTTAAGAAAATAGAAGACATCATTTTTATATCTCAAAGCAAGTATGCTAAGAATATATTGAAGAAGTTTGGCCTAGACAATGCTAGCCACAAAAGAACTCCTACTGCTACTCAAGTGAAGGTCACCAAAAATGAAAATGGAGTTGATGTAGATCAAAGTTTATACAGAAGCATGATTGGAAGCCTTCTCTATCTCACAGAAAGTAGACTTGACATCACCTTTTTTGTAGGTGTTTGTGCTAGATATCAAGCTAAACCCAAGACTAGTCATCTTGCTCAAGTGAAGAGAATATTAAGATATGTTAATGGGACATGTGACTATGGTATTCTCTACTCTCATGACACTAACTCAATACTAGTATGGTATTATGATGTTGATTGGGCTGGAAGTGCAAATGATATAAAAAGCACATATGGTGGATGTTTTTTCCTTGGCAGCAACTTAATTTCTTGGTTCAGCAAGAAGCAAAATTGTGTCTCATTATCTATGTTGAAACTGAATATATTGCTGCAGGGAGCAATTGCTATCAATTACTATGGATGA